One part of the Desulfonatronum thioautotrophicum genome encodes these proteins:
- a CDS encoding UDP-glucose 4-epimerase family protein: MTEMRILVTGANGFVGRALCPVLRSRGHKVRAALRTRSVLDDDMSLEAKGEGGVESVEVGDIDGQTDWSAALDGIQVVVHLAGRAHQIQDRAKALSTYRVVNLDGTENLARQAAKHGVRRVVFVSSIKVNGEETHDKPFTEADPPKPEDPYGISKWEAEQVLAEASAATGLEVTVLRPPLVHGPGAKGNLLRLMDGIRLGKTFPLGAVDNARSMLGIHNLCDALERCVTKEATGTFLAADAETISSRDLVRELAEGMGRKAKLFSVPVAWMEIAAKVAGRQSEFRRLTGSLEVDAGKIQRELGWVPAKGLHDGLMEMARWYATANLK, translated from the coding sequence ATGACCGAAATGCGGATTCTGGTCACCGGAGCCAACGGATTTGTTGGGCGCGCGCTGTGCCCGGTCCTGCGAAGCCGCGGGCATAAAGTGCGGGCTGCCCTGCGTACCCGGAGCGTTCTGGATGACGACATGTCGCTGGAGGCAAAGGGTGAGGGCGGCGTGGAGAGCGTTGAGGTGGGCGACATCGACGGTCAGACGGACTGGTCCGCGGCCTTGGATGGGATTCAGGTCGTGGTTCATCTGGCTGGCAGGGCTCACCAGATCCAGGACCGGGCCAAGGCTCTGAGCACCTATCGCGTGGTCAACCTGGACGGTACGGAAAATCTGGCTCGCCAAGCCGCCAAACACGGCGTGCGGCGGGTGGTTTTTGTCAGCTCGATCAAGGTCAATGGCGAGGAAACCCATGACAAACCGTTCACCGAGGCCGACCCCCCCAAGCCGGAGGACCCTTACGGAATCTCCAAATGGGAGGCGGAGCAGGTTTTGGCCGAGGCATCCGCGGCCACCGGCCTTGAGGTAACGGTTCTGCGGCCCCCCCTGGTGCACGGCCCTGGGGCCAAGGGCAATCTGCTGCGCTTGATGGACGGTATTCGTCTGGGCAAGACGTTCCCCCTGGGAGCTGTGGACAATGCCCGCAGCATGCTGGGTATCCACAACCTTTGTGACGCACTGGAACGCTGTGTCACAAAGGAGGCAACAGGGACCTTTCTTGCAGCCGATGCGGAGACGATCTCTTCCCGGGACCTGGTCCGCGAACTGGCCGAAGGTATGGGACGCAAGGCCAAGCTCTTTTCCGTGCCCGTGGCCTGGATGGAGATTGCCGCAAAGGTTGCCGGGCGGCAGTCCGAATTTCGCAGGCTGACCGGCTCCCTGGAGGTGGATGCCGGGAAAATCCAGCGGGAATTGGGCTGGGTCCCGGCCAAGGGGTTGCACGACGGCCTGATGGAAATGGCTCGCTGGTATGCAACAGCGAATTTGAAGTGA
- a CDS encoding MraY family glycosyltransferase, protein MPVFHGPPVFLALLSVAVIVSAVTTAYLASGRARLRILDHPNERSLHDTPVPRTGGLAILAGLVAALASVTVLELGGLHPLTYPFPEASAANVLWGLRWPLAALLLVAVVSFIDDQRGLGAGPRFAVHFFAAVLALAGGLALAGLDLGNWSWALPGFVGGLFSVLFLTWMTNLYNFMDGMDGFAGGMGVIGFGFLGLFGWMGGESGYALLCWSTALACLGFLIFNFPPARIFMGDCGASTLGFWAGVLILWADVRGVVPLWAGVLVFSPFIVDATVTLLRRLLAGEAIWQAHRSHYYQRLVQLGWGHRKTVLAEYVVMLVAGLSGLIFLRFANPLWVLPGLLLWGGIYLTLGVVVGRLERRQT, encoded by the coding sequence ATGCCCGTTTTTCATGGTCCACCGGTTTTTCTTGCCCTCTTGTCCGTGGCCGTGATCGTCAGCGCGGTGACAACGGCCTATCTGGCCTCCGGCAGGGCCCGGTTGCGTATTCTGGACCATCCCAATGAGCGCTCCCTGCATGATACCCCCGTCCCCCGAACCGGAGGCCTGGCTATCCTCGCCGGACTGGTCGCCGCACTGGCCAGTGTGACGGTTTTGGAACTCGGTGGCCTGCATCCGCTCACTTACCCCTTTCCTGAGGCGTCAGCCGCCAACGTGCTTTGGGGGTTGCGCTGGCCGTTGGCCGCTCTGCTGCTGGTGGCCGTGGTCTCATTCATCGACGATCAGCGCGGACTGGGGGCCGGACCGCGATTTGCCGTGCATTTTTTTGCCGCGGTGCTGGCCCTGGCCGGCGGTTTGGCCCTGGCGGGGCTGGATCTGGGAAACTGGAGCTGGGCCTTGCCGGGATTCGTGGGGGGACTGTTCTCTGTTCTTTTCCTGACCTGGATGACCAACCTGTACAATTTCATGGACGGCATGGACGGCTTTGCCGGGGGCATGGGCGTGATCGGCTTCGGCTTTCTGGGGCTGTTCGGCTGGATGGGCGGAGAATCCGGTTATGCGCTGCTGTGCTGGAGTACGGCTCTGGCCTGTTTGGGGTTCCTGATCTTCAATTTCCCGCCGGCCAGGATTTTCATGGGCGACTGCGGGGCCTCGACCCTGGGGTTCTGGGCGGGCGTCCTGATCCTCTGGGCCGACGTGCGCGGGGTTGTGCCGTTGTGGGCCGGGGTGTTGGTCTTTTCCCCGTTCATTGTGGATGCCACCGTGACCTTGCTGCGGCGCTTGCTGGCCGGAGAAGCGATCTGGCAAGCCCATCGCAGCCATTATTACCAGCGGCTCGTGCAGCTGGGCTGGGGGCATCGCAAGACTGTCCTGGCGGAGTATGTGGTCATGCTGGTCGCCGGGCTTTCCGGCTTGATTTTTCTCAGGTTCGCCAATCCGCTCTGGGTGTTGCCCGGTCTTTTGCTTTGGGGGGGAATCTATCTTACCTTGGGCGTTGTGGTGGGGCGACTGGAGCGGCGACAAACGTAG
- a CDS encoding acyl-CoA thioesterase, which yields MNSYDFTLEMSVRDYECDMQGIVNNAVYQNYLEHARHECMKSVGIDFKRFTMMGIHFVVVRAEIDYKSALTSGDSFRVGLRLIKESRLRLVFYQDIHRIPDEKLVIKAKITATALNQQGRPELPTEVENVVRAHFAGA from the coding sequence ATGAACAGCTATGATTTTACCTTGGAAATGTCCGTTCGCGATTATGAATGTGACATGCAGGGCATTGTCAACAACGCCGTGTATCAGAATTATCTGGAGCATGCCCGCCACGAATGCATGAAGTCCGTGGGCATTGATTTCAAGCGGTTTACAATGATGGGCATCCATTTTGTCGTGGTTCGGGCGGAAATCGATTACAAAAGCGCCCTGACCAGCGGGGATTCCTTTCGCGTCGGTCTGCGGCTGATCAAGGAATCCCGGTTGCGGCTGGTCTTTTATCAGGACATCCATCGTATCCCGGATGAAAAGCTGGTCATCAAGGCCAAGATTACCGCCACGGCACTCAATCAGCAGGGCCGGCCGGAACTTCCCACGGAAGTGGAGAACGTCGTCAGGGCGCATTTCGCGGGAGCGTGA
- a CDS encoding MotA/TolQ/ExbB proton channel family protein → MSEIAYLQIFLRSSAIIQGVYIVLATMSVVCWAMVFAKLLQFRRVSKIVTEDTETLQESKELHAAILNLPPAPNSITRKVAQAGYEEYLELQELGLSQEERAPVILESLRHTLRDEVRRQSGNSFRPLAFLGVCANAAPLMGLFGTVWGIFHSFQGFGELSRAASLMTVGQGLGEALGTTIVGLLVAIPATLFFNYFLGRLGELERGLDHFAGLFLKLVKHDLHKRTD, encoded by the coding sequence ATGTCCGAGATCGCCTACCTGCAAATTTTCCTTCGCTCCTCGGCGATCATCCAAGGCGTCTATATCGTCTTGGCAACCATGTCCGTGGTGTGCTGGGCGATGGTCTTTGCCAAACTGCTTCAATTCCGCCGGGTCTCGAAAATCGTGACCGAAGACACGGAAACTTTGCAGGAATCAAAGGAACTGCACGCCGCAATCCTGAATCTGCCACCGGCTCCGAATTCCATCACCCGCAAGGTGGCCCAGGCTGGATACGAGGAATATCTGGAGCTTCAAGAACTGGGCTTGTCCCAGGAAGAACGTGCTCCGGTCATCCTGGAAAGCCTGCGGCATACGCTCCGGGACGAGGTCCGGCGCCAATCCGGCAACAGTTTCCGTCCTCTGGCCTTTCTGGGTGTTTGCGCCAATGCCGCGCCCCTGATGGGCCTTTTCGGCACGGTGTGGGGAATCTTCCATTCCTTCCAAGGCTTTGGCGAACTGAGCCGGGCCGCCAGCCTGATGACCGTGGGCCAGGGGCTGGGCGAAGCACTGGGCACGACCATCGTCGGCCTGTTGGTGGCCATTCCGGCCACACTCTTCTTCAACTACTTTCTGGGTCGACTGGGTGAGCTGGAACGCGGTCTCGACCATTTCGCCGGACTGTTCCTGAAGCTGGTGAAACATGACCTGCACAAACGGACCGACTGA
- a CDS encoding SDR family oxidoreductase codes for MMQERILVTGATGYIGGRLIKRLLEQGYAVTAMARSLEKIGCRPWAGHPKILLAQGDVMDQASLERAMAGCSAAYYLVHSMTPGAKDFAQTDRIAAENMVRAAEAQGLSRIIYLGGLGEESDAHLSKHLRSRLEVAKVLRQGKVPVTFLRAAMIIGAGSASFEILRYLTERLPVMITPRWVRTECQPIAVSNVIEYLAGCLEHPETFGQTYDIGGPDVLTYAQMFALYTEIAGLPRRILIPVPFLTPHLSSLWINFVTPVPTALAKPLVVGLRNRVVCTENRIQEIIPQPLLSCREAISTALQKVQQLDVETCWSDAGFQPPPEWLDCGDAPYAGGTLLGLSYHIRIAAKPEEVWPVVAALGGGTGWYYGDFLWQMRGFMDRMVGGVGLRRGRRHPAEIRVGDALDFWRVLQLEPGRRLRLLAEMKVPGEALLDFELRPIGPDGAYTEIIERSRFLPKGLWGLAYWYATYPFHILIFKGMLEKIAHQTGRAASQAKPLRPSATSSCALPGGHAAVNPDS; via the coding sequence ATGATGCAGGAACGGATATTGGTTACCGGAGCCACGGGCTATATCGGCGGACGGCTGATCAAACGACTGCTGGAGCAGGGGTATGCGGTCACGGCCATGGCCCGGTCCCTGGAAAAGATTGGCTGCCGGCCATGGGCCGGACATCCCAAAATCCTGCTGGCCCAGGGAGACGTCATGGATCAGGCTTCCCTGGAGCGGGCCATGGCCGGCTGTTCCGCGGCCTATTATCTGGTGCACTCCATGACCCCCGGAGCCAAGGATTTTGCCCAGACCGACCGGATCGCCGCGGAAAACATGGTCCGGGCCGCAGAGGCTCAGGGGCTTTCGCGGATCATTTATCTGGGTGGGTTGGGGGAGGAGAGCGATGCCCATCTGAGCAAGCATCTGCGTTCCCGTCTGGAGGTGGCCAAGGTGCTTCGACAGGGCAAGGTGCCCGTGACCTTTTTACGGGCGGCCATGATCATCGGGGCGGGCAGTGCATCCTTTGAAATTTTGCGGTACCTGACCGAACGACTGCCGGTGATGATCACTCCGCGGTGGGTGCGCACCGAATGCCAGCCCATCGCCGTATCCAATGTCATCGAGTACCTTGCCGGTTGCCTGGAACACCCGGAAACCTTTGGCCAGACCTACGACATCGGTGGTCCGGATGTGCTCACCTATGCCCAGATGTTCGCGCTCTACACTGAAATCGCCGGATTGCCCCGGCGGATTCTCATTCCGGTACCGTTCCTGACTCCGCACCTGTCCTCGCTGTGGATCAATTTCGTCACCCCGGTGCCCACGGCCTTGGCCAAGCCCTTGGTGGTCGGTCTGCGCAACAGGGTTGTCTGCACGGAGAACCGTATCCAGGAGATCATTCCCCAACCGCTCCTATCCTGCCGGGAAGCAATTTCTACCGCGTTACAGAAGGTCCAACAGCTGGACGTGGAAACCTGCTGGAGTGACGCCGGATTCCAGCCCCCTCCGGAATGGCTGGATTGCGGGGATGCCCCTTATGCCGGTGGGACGCTTCTGGGATTGTCCTATCATATCCGGATCGCGGCCAAACCCGAGGAGGTCTGGCCGGTTGTGGCCGCCCTGGGCGGAGGGACAGGCTGGTACTACGGTGATTTTCTCTGGCAGATGCGTGGCTTTATGGACCGGATGGTCGGAGGCGTGGGATTGCGCCGCGGGCGGCGTCATCCGGCGGAGATTCGAGTCGGAGACGCCCTGGATTTTTGGCGGGTGCTCCAGCTTGAACCTGGTCGGCGACTTCGGTTGTTGGCGGAGATGAAGGTGCCCGGCGAGGCCTTGCTGGACTTTGAACTGCGACCCATCGGTCCGGACGGAGCGTATACTGAAATCATTGAACGCTCCCGGTTCCTGCCCAAGGGGCTCTGGGGGCTGGCCTACTGGTATGCCACCTATCCCTTCCACATCCTGATCTTCAAGGGCATGCTGGAAAAAATCGCCCATCAAACCGGACGGGCCGCAAGTCAGGCCAAGCCATTACGACCCTCGGCCACATCAAGCTGTGCTCTGCCCGGTGGTCATGCGGCAGTGAATCCTGACTCCTGA
- a CDS encoding ATP-grasp domain-containing protein, which yields MDEDDVFFSDIKLDPAVSYFLYIGELKSDCLNQFVKETLAKIHGQPFDFISILPDVLESYPHKNTLVINPMARQLYRAKGRKVSFRIAPREFASLVSASTTVNDLVRELLDRQGHVFIHVFESVPELTLALIPGVRILGPSGHIANIWNNKLYQLQMLKGTAPLIDYRVCRDAELMLETARDLWAQWPDGIFVSQPYSAAGVNSFLAHSQEDIENKAAHLKGKFFISRYVPHLDDPTVLGVVANATDVFIGAIADQEIQDGNKFRGSTFPSALAPPKQEELREITRKIGQVMGRSGYRGIFGCDFIVDAQGRIFFVEVNARKQGTTMEMCCTLENALPPETPGLLELEYHAVMHDRFPENKVEISDALNNICWRTYNYKLDEEAETNQIVPLDEDERDLFRQVRDGSQTHGVIVVEHVGGKLAVQPGTFLGRVVAVGQTRAQLEDDIREGVQRLKESIFDALKTSNLSPSGKNDHADGN from the coding sequence ATGGACGAAGATGATGTCTTTTTTTCGGACATCAAACTGGATCCCGCGGTTTCGTATTTTTTGTACATCGGCGAACTGAAGTCCGACTGTTTGAACCAGTTCGTCAAGGAAACGCTGGCCAAGATTCATGGCCAGCCTTTTGACTTCATTTCCATCCTGCCGGATGTGCTGGAGTCCTATCCGCACAAGAACACCCTGGTGATCAATCCCATGGCCCGCCAACTCTACCGGGCCAAGGGCCGCAAGGTCAGTTTCCGCATCGCCCCCAGGGAGTTTGCCTCCCTGGTTTCCGCATCGACCACGGTCAACGACCTGGTTCGGGAACTGCTGGACCGGCAAGGTCACGTCTTCATCCATGTGTTCGAGTCGGTGCCGGAATTGACCCTGGCACTGATTCCCGGAGTGCGCATACTCGGTCCCAGCGGCCATATCGCCAACATCTGGAACAACAAGCTTTACCAGTTGCAGATGCTCAAGGGCACGGCGCCGCTGATCGACTACCGGGTCTGCCGGGACGCCGAGCTGATGCTGGAAACGGCTCGGGATCTCTGGGCCCAATGGCCTGACGGGATCTTTGTCAGCCAGCCTTACTCCGCAGCCGGTGTAAACAGTTTTTTGGCCCACAGTCAGGAGGATATCGAGAACAAGGCTGCTCACCTCAAGGGCAAGTTTTTCATCAGCCGCTATGTGCCCCATCTTGATGACCCCACGGTGCTCGGGGTGGTGGCCAATGCCACGGATGTGTTCATTGGGGCCATAGCGGACCAGGAGATCCAGGACGGCAACAAGTTTCGCGGTTCAACCTTCCCCTCGGCCTTGGCACCACCCAAGCAGGAGGAATTGCGGGAGATCACCCGCAAGATCGGGCAGGTCATGGGCCGTAGCGGCTATCGCGGGATTTTTGGCTGTGATTTTATCGTGGACGCCCAGGGCCGGATTTTTTTCGTGGAGGTCAATGCCCGTAAGCAGGGGACGACCATGGAAATGTGTTGCACCCTGGAGAACGCGTTGCCTCCGGAAACGCCCGGTCTGCTGGAACTGGAATACCACGCCGTCATGCATGACCGCTTTCCGGAGAACAAGGTGGAGATCAGCGATGCTCTGAACAATATCTGCTGGCGAACCTACAATTACAAGCTGGATGAAGAGGCCGAGACCAACCAGATCGTTCCCCTGGACGAGGACGAACGGGATCTGTTTCGACAAGTACGGGATGGCAGCCAGACGCATGGTGTTATCGTCGTTGAGCACGTTGGCGGCAAATTGGCCGTTCAGCCCGGAACGTTTCTTGGGCGCGTGGTGGCCGTAGGGCAGACCCGAGCCCAACTTGAGGACGATATCCGTGAAGGCGTCCAGCGCCTCAAAGAGTCCATCTTCGATGCCCTGAAAACTTCCAACCTTTCACCATCAGGAAAAAACGACCATGCTGACGGAAACTGA
- a CDS encoding KamA family radical SAM protein, whose product MLTETDQAQDITKAGPLDAFTQELFDDLYINEESTAAPEDLRLHVAGLLEAAETGTADLRHTGPIVALFAELQRIAHELDWNPGQLGLAREDLEELALRHARIDEHGVTIGGRVGKALPIVHEARTRIADYLERHAIEAPSGLEVWDRILANQARIKQALGMSDVDWDSYSGQLRHAIENVDTLASVLDLPPQAVEEVRRVTQTYRMRLTPYYASLILSGHDNDPVLLQAVPTGEMVDAVGEEIPPVAADHSPARLIDQFYPRVATIKATNMCAMYCTHCLRIAHIGAKDRIYGKEAYGEALDYIRANPEIRDVLVTGGDALVLPNAMLQWLLGELDGIEHVRMKRLGSRIPVTTPQRVDEELLDILEASNNRKPLRVVTQINTAQEITPVSKAAFTAISRRVAAVMNQAVLLKGINDSKIKMWKLCETIQEAYVRPYYVFNCSYRNPQFSHLRVPVATGQEIVESMYGNISGDAIPRYIATAGGKIPLHRTNMLGRKEGGLRLQKPWSGDRVLYPDADAREYGRKDFGFARFRDTDGA is encoded by the coding sequence ATGCTGACGGAAACTGATCAGGCCCAGGACATAACGAAAGCCGGGCCATTGGACGCATTCACCCAGGAACTGTTTGACGACCTCTATATCAATGAGGAGTCCACTGCTGCGCCGGAGGATCTTCGACTCCATGTCGCCGGCCTGCTGGAGGCTGCTGAAACAGGCACTGCTGATCTGCGGCATACCGGACCCATTGTGGCCCTGTTCGCGGAGCTGCAACGGATCGCCCATGAGCTGGACTGGAATCCTGGGCAGTTGGGGCTGGCTCGGGAGGACTTGGAAGAGCTGGCCCTTCGGCATGCGCGTATCGACGAACACGGCGTGACCATCGGCGGTCGGGTGGGCAAGGCCTTGCCCATTGTCCACGAGGCCAGGACCCGCATCGCCGACTACCTGGAGCGGCACGCCATCGAAGCCCCCAGCGGGTTGGAAGTCTGGGACCGGATTTTAGCCAATCAGGCCAGAATCAAGCAGGCCCTGGGCATGAGCGATGTCGATTGGGACTCCTACTCCGGGCAGTTGCGCCATGCCATTGAAAACGTGGATACATTGGCCTCGGTGCTGGATCTGCCGCCCCAGGCCGTGGAGGAAGTTCGTCGGGTCACCCAGACCTACCGGATGCGCCTGACACCGTACTACGCCAGCCTGATTCTCTCCGGTCACGACAATGACCCCGTTCTGCTTCAGGCCGTACCCACCGGGGAAATGGTTGACGCCGTTGGTGAGGAGATTCCCCCGGTGGCCGCGGATCATTCACCGGCGCGGTTGATTGATCAGTTCTACCCCCGGGTGGCAACCATCAAGGCCACGAATATGTGCGCCATGTACTGTACCCACTGCCTGCGCATCGCCCATATCGGGGCCAAGGACCGAATTTACGGTAAGGAAGCCTATGGCGAGGCCCTGGACTATATCCGGGCCAACCCGGAGATCCGGGACGTGCTGGTCACCGGAGGGGACGCTCTGGTGCTGCCCAATGCCATGCTCCAGTGGCTGCTGGGTGAGTTGGACGGGATTGAGCATGTGCGCATGAAACGCCTGGGCAGCAGGATCCCGGTGACCACTCCGCAGCGGGTGGACGAGGAACTGCTGGATATCCTGGAGGCCAGCAACAACCGCAAGCCGTTGCGGGTGGTCACCCAGATCAACACGGCCCAGGAAATCACCCCGGTCTCCAAGGCCGCGTTCACGGCGATTTCCCGGCGGGTGGCCGCAGTGATGAACCAGGCCGTGCTGCTCAAGGGTATCAACGACTCCAAGATCAAGATGTGGAAGCTGTGCGAGACCATCCAGGAGGCATATGTGCGGCCTTATTACGTTTTCAACTGCAGCTATCGCAATCCCCAGTTCAGCCACTTGCGTGTTCCCGTGGCTACCGGCCAGGAGATCGTCGAGAGCATGTATGGAAACATTTCCGGGGATGCGATCCCCCGGTATATTGCCACGGCAGGGGGGAAAATTCCCTTGCACCGGACCAACATGCTCGGCCGCAAGGAGGGCGGGCTGCGACTGCAGAAGCCCTGGAGCGGAGACCGGGTGCTCTATCCGGATGCTGATGCCCGGGAATACGGGCGAAAGGATTTTGGATTTGCCAGGTTCCGGGATACGGACGGGGCATAG
- a CDS encoding M20 family metallopeptidase, translating to MFDRLSAQLSTMEPMALDLLRQLVEIQSGSRNKPGLDRMAQAMSEVLGELMPNVRVLSFAEHGDMVQASSAAYSSGVGGRRFALVGHMDTVFPEDTTFTAFGWDDERCFGPGVYDMKGGLVVGIMALMALHRMGMLDRIPVTFLCNSDEEIGSPASRPWIEEQARDWTAALVLEGGGRNRAVVTGRKGRMGFQVTVQGRAGHAAKGGTKASAILELAHMILALESLNDDPEITVNVGRIEGGIGPNTVPDQAEALVDARFLSSEGQARLEKRIAAVCAESVVSGTIRFIAPTTGRPAMPQSSANRELFTLARRQADRLGYDLPEELRFGVSDANFIAGCGVPVLDGLGPMGDMDHSDQEYILTASLMERAALVASILLDMSTMPKA from the coding sequence ATGTTTGACCGCCTTTCTGCCCAACTGTCCACGATGGAGCCCATGGCTCTGGATCTGTTGCGTCAATTGGTGGAGATCCAGAGCGGGAGCCGCAACAAGCCCGGACTGGACCGCATGGCTCAGGCAATGTCCGAGGTTTTGGGCGAATTGATGCCGAACGTTCGGGTGCTGTCTTTTGCGGAACATGGGGACATGGTCCAGGCGTCCTCGGCCGCGTACAGCTCCGGAGTCGGGGGCCGTCGTTTCGCCCTGGTGGGCCACATGGACACGGTGTTTCCCGAGGATACCACATTCACGGCTTTTGGCTGGGACGATGAGCGGTGTTTTGGTCCGGGTGTTTACGACATGAAGGGCGGCCTGGTGGTCGGGATCATGGCCTTGATGGCTCTTCATCGCATGGGCATGTTGGATCGGATTCCGGTCACCTTTCTCTGCAATTCCGACGAGGAGATCGGTTCGCCGGCTTCCCGGCCCTGGATCGAGGAGCAGGCCCGTGACTGGACCGCCGCCCTGGTTCTGGAAGGCGGCGGGAGAAACAGGGCCGTGGTTACGGGGCGCAAGGGCCGGATGGGTTTCCAGGTCACGGTCCAAGGACGGGCCGGACACGCCGCCAAGGGGGGGACGAAGGCCAGCGCGATTCTGGAACTGGCGCACATGATCTTGGCCCTGGAATCCCTGAATGACGATCCGGAAATTACCGTGAATGTGGGCCGGATTGAGGGAGGGATTGGCCCGAATACCGTTCCGGATCAGGCCGAAGCCCTGGTGGATGCCCGTTTTCTTTCATCTGAGGGCCAAGCTCGCCTGGAGAAGCGCATCGCGGCTGTCTGCGCCGAATCCGTGGTTTCGGGCACAATCCGCTTCATTGCCCCCACCACGGGGCGACCGGCCATGCCCCAATCCTCCGCAAACCGGGAGCTTTTCACCCTGGCCCGCCGACAGGCTGACCGACTGGGCTACGATCTCCCGGAGGAGTTGCGTTTCGGGGTTTCGGACGCCAATTTCATCGCCGGATGCGGCGTCCCGGTCCTGGATGGATTGGGCCCGATGGGTGACATGGACCATAGCGACCAGGAGTACATTCTCACGGCAAGCCTGATGGAACGCGCCGCCCTGGTGGCGTCAATCCTGCTGGACATGTCGACCATGCCGAAGGCCTGA
- a CDS encoding TAXI family TRAP transporter solute-binding subunit: MMFGKKWFIAVAMMLGLALSAPQAMAKQDILFGGASITGVYYQVALQISNMMNRHMGAEYNFIGRPTGGSVFNINALDRGAFDFAVAQSDRNFQAYHGTADWEGRPISGLRSVFSMHPETVMLVTRKDTGITTVDGLRGKRVNIGNPGSGQRGNAEDVLRLYGLDFNTDFRAEALQQHEASRALVDRNIDAFFYTVGNPSAAIEEPAQSVDLDMVPLNSDAIRAFVDEHPYYIMTSIPAGTYRGIDRDIETFAVTATVVTNESVSEQVVYDMVRTVFENLDELRASHAAFRYLNPEEMLQGLSAPLHPGAERFFKEQGWI; encoded by the coding sequence ATGATGTTTGGTAAAAAGTGGTTCATCGCCGTAGCGATGATGCTCGGGTTGGCGCTGTCTGCGCCGCAGGCCATGGCCAAGCAGGACATCCTGTTTGGTGGCGCGTCCATTACAGGGGTCTACTACCAGGTTGCCCTGCAGATCAGCAACATGATGAACAGGCATATGGGCGCGGAGTATAACTTCATCGGGCGACCCACCGGTGGTTCGGTGTTCAACATCAATGCCCTGGACCGGGGGGCGTTTGACTTTGCCGTGGCCCAATCCGACAGAAATTTTCAGGCCTATCACGGCACCGCCGATTGGGAAGGCAGGCCGATTTCAGGGCTACGCAGCGTATTCAGCATGCACCCCGAGACCGTCATGCTGGTTACCCGGAAGGACACGGGGATCACCACTGTTGACGGCTTGCGGGGCAAGCGGGTGAATATCGGCAATCCCGGTTCCGGACAGCGCGGCAACGCCGAGGACGTGCTGCGGTTGTACGGTCTGGACTTCAATACGGATTTCCGGGCCGAGGCGCTGCAGCAGCATGAAGCTTCCCGCGCCCTGGTGGACCGGAACATTGACGCATTTTTCTACACCGTGGGCAATCCCAGCGCGGCCATCGAGGAGCCGGCCCAGTCCGTGGACCTGGACATGGTTCCCTTGAATTCTGACGCCATCAGGGCGTTTGTGGACGAACATCCCTACTATATCATGACCAGCATCCCGGCCGGCACCTACCGGGGCATTGACCGGGACATTGAAACCTTTGCCGTGACCGCCACCGTGGTCACCAATGAGTCCGTCTCGGAGCAGGTGGTCTATGACATGGTCAGGACCGTCTTTGAAAACCTGGACGAATTGCGTGCCTCGCATGCCGCGTTCCGGTATCTGAATCCCGAGGAAATGCTCCAAGGGCTTTCCGCTCCGCTGCACCCTGGAGCCGAGCGATTCTTCAAGGAGCAGGGCTGGATCTAG